From a region of the Salvelinus alpinus chromosome 2, SLU_Salpinus.1, whole genome shotgun sequence genome:
- the LOC139568814 gene encoding general transcription factor II-I repeat domain-containing protein 2-like — translation MAKRKVDTENRGFQTRWESEYMFTEVAGKPVCLLCGESVAVLKEYNLRRHYETKHADKNKNMDMEQRLQKAEELKRGLKSRQALFKKAKSQGQAAVKASFILAEEIAKSARPFTEGDFIKNCMIKVCDEVCPEKRQLFLNVSLSRNTIAERVDQLSINLKEQLVKKGKDFIAYSLAVDESTDISDIAQLSIFIRGVDSSLSVTEEFLALRPMHGTTTGHDLYEEVSRCVNEMELPWEKLVGLTTDGAPAMCGHRSGLVAKIREKMQEENATGELTAYHCIIHQEALCGKALKMEHVMSIITRTVNFIRAKGLNHRQFKAFLTELETEHGDLPYHTEVRWLSQGKVLQRCFELREEICLFLDSKGKDTTQLRDEIFLCEMAFLCDITSHLNAMNLQLQGRDHVISDMYSTVKAFKTKLTLWETQMRKENLSHFPSCQTMKEKLSTSAFPSAQLADKIGMLAADFRRRFADFEAQKSRLELLGNPFAVDVESSPPNLQMELIDLQCNDALRAKYAAVGAAEFARFLPDTMPQLRIQAAQTLSMFGSTYLCEQLFSLMNLNKTSHRSRLTAEHLHSILRISSAQSLTPNIDELVEKMGHHQVSPSTSNK, via the coding sequence atggcaaaacggaaggtggacactgagaaccgggggtttcaaacaaggtgggagtcggagtatatgttcacggaggtagctggaaaacctgtgtgtcttctgtgtggagaaagtgtggcggtactgaaagagtataatctgagacgacattatgaaacgaaacacgcggacaaaaacaagaatatggacatggaacaaaggctacaaaaggcagaggaattaaaacgaggcctcaaatctcgacaggctctgttcaaaaaagccaaatcacaaggccaggctgctgtcaaggccagttttattttggcagaagagatcgctaaatcagcccggccatttacggagggggatttcatcaaaaactgcatgattaaagtttgtgacgaagtttgcccagaaaaaaggcaactctttttaaatgtgagtctgagcagaaacaccattgccgagagagtagaccagttgtccatcaatctaaaagagcagcttgtgaaaaagggaaaagatttcattgcatattccttggctgtggatgagagcaccgacatttctgacattgcccagttgtcaattttcatccgcggagtggactccagcctaagcgtgacagaggagtttttggctttacgtcctatgcatggcacaactacggggcatgatttgtatgaagaggtgtcaagatgtgtaaatgagatggagctgccttgggaaaaactcgtgggtttgacaaccgacggagcacctgcgatgtgtggacacaggagcggactggtggcgaagatacgggaaaagatgcaagaggaaaacgcgacaggtgagctgacagcttatcattgtatcatacaccaggaagcgttgtgcggtaaagccttgaaaatggagcatgtaatgagcatcatcacgcgcacagttaactttatcagagccaaaggtttgaatcaccgccagttcaaggcatttctgacggagttagaaacggagcatggtgatttgccttatcacacagaggtgcgatggctaagccagggaaaggtgcttcaaagatgtttcgagcttcgtgaggagatttgtctgttcttggacagcaaagggaaagacacaacacaactccgagacgaaatatttctgtgtgaaatggcttttctgtgtgacattacgagtcatctgaatgcaatgaacttgcagctgcagggtcgggatcatgtcatctctgatatgtacagtacagtgaaggcatttaaaaccaaactgactctgtgggagacgcagatgcggaaagaaaatttgagccactttcccagctgccagaccatgaaagagaagctctctaccagtgcgttcccgagcgcacagttggctgataaaataggtatgcttgccgctgactttcgacgccgatttgctgactttgaagcacaaaaaagcaggttggaactgctcggtaacccatttgctgttgacgtggaaagctcaccaccaaacctccaaatggagttgattgacctccaatgcaatgatgcactgagggcaaaatatgcggcagtgggtgctgcggagttcgcccgtttcctccccgacacaatgccccagctgcgcatccaggctgctcaaacgttgtctatgtttggcagcacatacctgtgtgaacaactgttttctttgatgaacctgaacaaaacatcacacagaagtcgacttactgctgaacacctccactcaattctgaggatttcctcagctcagagccttaccccgaacattgatgaacttgtggaaaagatgggacaccaccaagtatcaccctcaacctcaaacaagtga